The proteins below come from a single uncultured Carboxylicivirga sp. genomic window:
- a CDS encoding efflux RND transporter permease subunit, producing the protein MNLAEYTLKNRVFVYFILALVLIGGVVSYFKVGKLEDAEFTIKTALVVTRYPGASQYEVEQEVTEKLERAAQQMDNIDEIYSSSYAGLSIIQLDLKESMRANQMPQEWDILRKKINDARGELPMGAQAPMVIDDFGDVYGMFYALTGDGYTQDELNDYARFIKRELLTVNQVGKIILFGDRMECVDLIINHEKLSELGINPGVIIQAINNQSSVAASGTIQLDALNIRVAGNTAFQSIDDIKNTIVQVGDVQFYVKDLVEVKKSYIEPVQSMQRFNNQQSVGIGISTINGGNVLEMAEDINAKLELVKEQLPVGLELHTIYDQAREVENANNVFIVNLIESIAIVIIILLVSMGLRSGILISSGLLFAILGTLVAMKAFNISLHRTSLSAIIIAMGMLVDNAIVVTDGILVALQRGLNLRKSIINVGKTTSWPLLGATFIAILAFLPVFLAPNSAGEINEDLFKVLAISLGLSWIFAMSQTPLVCERFLKPGKEVTNPYGGKGYRIFKNVLETILKYRKLSLGVLLLMLVVSIIAFGFTKKAFFMPLEKNYTLVDYWLPEGSNLYKVSEDLSEIEAYLLDSVPQVKNVSTSIGQTPPRYMLSAQTQNYNSGFGQLMIETHELEEVAEVNDVVQNTIAQKYPNARLRIKGYIGGPPIEYKVEARFIGPDPAVLRDLADQAEKIFHDEPMCGDVTNDWRNEVLVWEPQYAEAKAARAGITRSDLGGAILSATSAGLPIGLYRDNDVMRPIVLKTDESAQNNLERIANSMVWGRNSNEPVPLKDVVDHPIKVDFENSVIQRYNRQRAITVQCDPLDPDVSGSTLMSKVSAKIEAIPLPTGYSFMWDGEYKPSMEANEATGTYMPVAMLLIVLIVVMLFNSIRQSLIVMAIIPLSIIGVSVGLFVTGKAFGFMAITGFLGLIGMVLKNAIVMMDEINLNLNTENSRPYDAVVDAAISRMRPVLLAALTTIFGMFPLITDAMYGSMAVTIIFGLLFATFLTLLVLPLLYVLFYKIKPENN; encoded by the coding sequence ATGAATTTAGCGGAATATACACTAAAGAATAGGGTGTTTGTATACTTTATTCTGGCATTGGTGTTGATCGGTGGTGTTGTTTCTTACTTTAAAGTAGGTAAGTTAGAAGATGCCGAGTTCACCATTAAAACAGCATTGGTTGTTACCCGGTATCCGGGAGCATCGCAATACGAAGTAGAGCAGGAAGTAACAGAGAAACTCGAACGCGCTGCTCAGCAAATGGATAATATCGATGAGATTTACTCTAGCTCTTATGCTGGTTTGTCCATCATTCAATTGGATTTAAAAGAATCCATGCGGGCTAATCAAATGCCTCAGGAATGGGATATTTTACGTAAGAAAATTAATGATGCACGCGGCGAATTGCCAATGGGAGCCCAAGCTCCAATGGTTATCGACGATTTTGGCGATGTTTATGGAATGTTCTATGCCTTAACAGGCGATGGTTATACGCAGGATGAACTAAATGATTATGCCCGATTTATCAAACGTGAGTTATTAACCGTTAATCAGGTTGGTAAAATCATTTTGTTTGGTGATAGAATGGAATGTGTTGATTTGATTATTAACCACGAGAAACTATCTGAATTAGGAATCAATCCTGGAGTTATTATTCAAGCAATTAATAATCAGTCAAGTGTTGCGGCCAGTGGAACGATACAATTAGATGCATTAAATATTCGAGTGGCAGGTAATACAGCATTTCAAAGCATTGATGATATAAAAAATACCATCGTTCAGGTAGGTGATGTACAGTTCTATGTGAAGGATTTAGTGGAGGTTAAGAAATCCTACATCGAACCTGTTCAAAGCATGCAGCGATTCAATAATCAGCAATCGGTGGGTATTGGTATTTCTACCATTAATGGTGGTAATGTACTTGAAATGGCTGAAGATATCAATGCCAAGTTGGAATTGGTTAAGGAACAACTTCCGGTTGGGTTGGAGCTTCATACTATTTATGATCAGGCACGTGAGGTTGAAAATGCAAACAATGTGTTTATTGTCAATCTTATTGAATCGATTGCAATTGTAATTATTATTCTTTTGGTATCGATGGGATTACGATCGGGTATCCTTATTAGTAGTGGATTGCTATTTGCCATTTTAGGAACCTTGGTGGCAATGAAGGCATTCAATATTTCTTTACACCGAACTTCGTTATCAGCTATTATTATTGCAATGGGTATGCTCGTTGATAATGCCATTGTGGTAACAGATGGTATTTTGGTGGCTTTGCAACGAGGGTTAAATCTTCGAAAGTCTATCATTAATGTGGGTAAAACAACGTCATGGCCGTTGCTGGGAGCGACGTTTATTGCTATTCTGGCTTTCTTACCAGTATTTTTAGCACCCAATAGTGCTGGAGAAATTAATGAGGATTTATTTAAGGTGCTTGCTATCTCTTTAGGTTTGAGTTGGATATTTGCTATGTCGCAAACGCCGTTAGTTTGCGAGCGATTTTTAAAACCTGGTAAGGAAGTAACCAATCCATATGGAGGAAAAGGGTATCGTATTTTTAAAAATGTATTAGAAACTATTCTAAAGTATCGGAAATTATCGTTGGGTGTTTTATTATTGATGTTAGTTGTATCAATCATTGCTTTTGGATTTACTAAAAAGGCATTTTTTATGCCATTGGAAAAAAACTATACCTTGGTTGATTATTGGTTGCCCGAAGGAAGTAATCTCTATAAAGTATCTGAAGATTTGTCAGAAATTGAAGCTTATCTATTAGATAGTGTTCCTCAGGTGAAAAATGTGAGTACAAGTATTGGGCAAACACCACCTCGATATATGTTGAGTGCACAAACGCAGAACTACAATTCAGGTTTTGGGCAACTAATGATTGAAACGCATGAATTAGAAGAGGTTGCTGAAGTCAATGATGTCGTTCAAAATACCATTGCCCAAAAATATCCAAATGCACGATTGCGTATTAAAGGATATATTGGTGGACCTCCGATTGAATACAAGGTTGAAGCTCGTTTTATTGGTCCCGATCCGGCTGTGTTAAGGGATTTAGCCGACCAGGCAGAAAAGATTTTTCATGATGAACCTATGTGTGGAGATGTCACTAATGATTGGCGTAATGAAGTTTTAGTTTGGGAGCCTCAGTATGCCGAGGCTAAAGCTGCACGAGCTGGAATTACACGCTCTGATTTGGGCGGAGCTATTTTAAGTGCGACCTCTGCCGGATTACCTATTGGTTTATATCGCGATAATGATGTGATGCGTCCAATTGTTCTTAAAACGGATGAGTCAGCTCAAAACAATTTGGAACGAATTGCCAATTCGATGGTATGGGGACGAAATAGCAATGAGCCAGTTCCTTTAAAAGATGTAGTTGATCATCCTATAAAAGTTGATTTTGAAAATAGTGTTATTCAGCGTTACAACCGACAAAGAGCTATTACTGTGCAATGCGATCCACTGGATCCGGATGTGAGTGGTAGTACGCTAATGTCGAAAGTAAGTGCAAAAATAGAGGCGATTCCATTGCCTACGGGTTATTCGTTTATGTGGGATGGAGAGTATAAACCTTCGATGGAAGCCAACGAGGCAACTGGTACCTATATGCCTGTTGCCATGTTGTTGATTGTATTAATTGTAGTGATGCTGTTTAATAGTATTCGTCAGTCATTAATTGTGATGGCAATTATACCTCTTTCGATTATTGGTGTATCTGTAGGTTTGTTTGTCACAGGTAAAGCATTTGGGTTTATGGCTATCACCGGATTTTTAGGTCTGATTGGTATGGTTCTGAAAAATGCCATTGTAATGATGGATGAAATCAATCTAAATCTGAATACAGAAAATAGCAGGCCATACGATGCTGTAGTAGATGCAGCAATTAGTCGTATGCGTCCGGTATTGTTGGCCGCTTTAACTACCATCTTTGGTATGTTTCCGCTTATAACGGATGCAATGTATGGATCAATGGCGGTAACCATCATTTTTGGTCTACTGTTCGCCACATTCCTTACACTATTGGTATTGCCACTGTTGTATGTGTTGTTTTATAAAATCAAACCTGAAAACAATTAA